In the bacterium genome, TCCTGACTGGATACCTGTTGGTGTTGGAATTTTACCTGCTGCCTGGTTTAAATATAAAGAGGGACTTGAAAAAATTTTGCTTTCACATCCTGTTATATTTCCAAATTATAAAAAAGGAAGTTTTGAAAATATAAGATTATCTCCTGAATATAAAAAGGGCAAATTTGTAGATATCTGGGGAATAACGTGGGAAAATTTAGAGGAAGGGATCTGTGGTGCACCTGTTGAAGAACTTGCTCCATTAAAAAACTGGAATGATTTTGAAAATTATAAGTTTCCAGACCCTTTAAAATATGATAGATACGGAAATCAGATAAACTGGGAAGAAATCAGGAAAAATCTTGAAAATTTAAAAAAACAGGGAAAAATTGCAGGAGGTGGTTTATTTCATGGTTCTATGTATATGCAACTTTATTATTTAAGAGGATTTGAAAATTTTATGATTGATATAGCAACAGAAGAGCCAAATTTAGAAATATTAATTAATATTGTTTTTGAATATAATATGAAAATTATTGAAAAATGGATAGAAATTGGTGCAGAGATGATTTATTTTGGAGATGACCTTGGTCTTCAAAAGTCATTACCTATAAGTCCAGAAAAATGGAGAAAATATATAAAACCTCCTTATAAAAAAATGTTTGAAAAATGTGTTGAAAATGGTCTTATAATTTATTTACATTCAGATGGATACATTCTTGATATAATTCCTGATTTGATTGAATGTGGACTTGATATGGTCAATCCACAGATAAGACCAAATACATTAAAGGGTATTGAAAAGTATTGTAAGGGGAAAATAGCGGTAAATCTTGACCTTGACAGACAGTTATTTCCATTTGCTACAAAAAATCAAATAGAAGACCATATCAAGGAAGCAATTGATACACTTGCCTTACCTGAAGGAGGACTATCTTTAAGTGTGGAAATAGGACCGGATGTACCCCTTGAAATAATTGAAACAATATGTAGTACCCTGGAAAAATTAAACTGTCATGGATGGTAAAACGGAAATTTATGTAGGAACAAGTGGCTGGCTTTATGAATGGAATGAAGGTAAAAGTTTTGACTGGTATGTTGAAAATTCTAATTTAAATTCAGTTGAACTAAATGCTTCCTTTTACAGATTCCCATTTCCAAATCAGATAAAAGGATGGGCTAACAAATGTAAAGATATAAATTTTTCAGTAAAAGTTCATAGAAAAATAACCCATTTATTGAAATTAAGTCCTGAAAGCAAAGATGTATGGAATGATTTTAAAAATTTATTT is a window encoding:
- a CDS encoding uroporphyrinogen decarboxylase family protein, translating into MKKEKKVKIDEKEVNTKNFLKAVLFDYPDWIPVGVGILPAAWFKYKEGLEKILLSHPVIFPNYKKGSFENIRLSPEYKKGKFVDIWGITWENLEEGICGAPVEELAPLKNWNDFENYKFPDPLKYDRYGNQINWEEIRKNLENLKKQGKIAGGGLFHGSMYMQLYYLRGFENFMIDIATEEPNLEILINIVFEYNMKIIEKWIEIGAEMIYFGDDLGLQKSLPISPEKWRKYIKPPYKKMFEKCVENGLIIYLHSDGYILDIIPDLIECGLDMVNPQIRPNTLKGIEKYCKGKIAVNLDLDRQLFPFATKNQIEDHIKEAIDTLALPEGGLSLSVEIGPDVPLEIIETICSTLEKLNCHGW
- a CDS encoding DUF72 domain-containing protein — protein: MDGKTEIYVGTSGWLYEWNEGKSFDWYVENSNLNSVELNASFYRFPFPNQIKGWANKCKDINFSVKVHRKITHLLKLSPESKDVWNDFKNLF